Proteins from one Bdellovibrio svalbardensis genomic window:
- a CDS encoding TIGR02147 family protein: MQENSSHAQPQTVSAFLNDFFLARRKKNPSYSMRAFARDLSMTPGRLWELMQGRYIPGKKVTERLATALGLNDTQRTQLAEFVTQSKVENTPTLRELKNEDFSLISDWEHFAIFNLLTTKSCQSSPEWIANRLSIPPLVAEAAIERLLKAGLLEKSDGELRPKYSNIATEHEVPSAVLREAQRQVIQQSLTSLFRDPVEIRSVTSITFPANLKNIPKAKKLISEFSTRLAEVMEKGECAEVYNLAVQLVPVTAQKK, from the coding sequence ATGCAGGAAAATTCTTCGCACGCACAGCCGCAGACTGTTTCGGCTTTTTTAAATGATTTTTTTCTCGCAAGAAGAAAAAAAAATCCCAGCTACTCCATGCGTGCCTTCGCTCGCGATCTTTCTATGACTCCAGGTCGCTTGTGGGAACTGATGCAGGGACGCTATATTCCAGGGAAGAAAGTGACAGAGCGTCTCGCTACCGCACTGGGATTAAATGATACTCAACGCACACAGCTCGCAGAGTTTGTGACTCAATCTAAAGTCGAAAACACGCCGACCTTGCGCGAACTCAAGAATGAAGATTTCTCGCTTATCTCTGACTGGGAACATTTTGCCATCTTCAATCTGCTGACGACCAAGAGCTGCCAATCTTCGCCAGAATGGATCGCGAATCGTCTAAGCATCCCCCCGCTTGTTGCTGAAGCCGCTATTGAGAGACTGCTCAAAGCGGGACTCTTAGAGAAGTCTGACGGCGAACTTCGCCCGAAGTACTCTAATATCGCAACTGAACATGAAGTGCCCTCCGCCGTTCTGCGTGAGGCCCAAAGGCAAGTGATTCAGCAATCACTGACGTCCTTGTTTCGTGATCCCGTCGAGATCCGCAGCGTGACCTCGATCACTTTTCCGGCAAATCTAAAAAATATCCCCAAGGCCAAGAAGCTTATCTCTGAATTTTCAACACGTCTGGCTGAAGTGATGGAAAAAGGCGAATGCGCCGAGGTCTACAACCTTGCCGTTCAACTGGTACCAGTGACAGCGCAAAAGAAATGA
- a CDS encoding LysR family transcriptional regulator, producing MNLLHLEYFYTVATEGGFLRASEKLRINQPAISRMVANLEDYFGFKLFEKVGRNVRLTSRGEEVFESCKKIFSEVENLKLSVGKISGECKGPLLIAASEPIASHFLPEKIAAILKRYPEIYPNIFSGPASMVIKKIEAGEIELGLFFHIPELGEKLIVDRKIEIPFRLVVRKDLKKDENVLSHFIGSREIDDTASKRFPTLEVLKKKYPKASIKTSSNNLTAHKELVLKGVGVSVLPEFLIEQELKSKTLIDVLPGEKFVFHMKLIKRKNAVTSLNALKLQEEIL from the coding sequence ATGAATTTACTCCATCTTGAATACTTCTATACCGTTGCAACCGAAGGTGGCTTTTTGCGAGCTTCTGAAAAGCTCCGGATTAATCAGCCTGCAATTAGCCGCATGGTTGCGAACCTTGAAGACTATTTTGGCTTTAAGCTTTTTGAAAAGGTGGGCCGAAACGTGCGTTTGACCTCTCGCGGGGAAGAGGTCTTCGAAAGCTGTAAAAAGATATTTTCTGAAGTTGAAAATTTGAAGCTTTCGGTGGGAAAAATTAGTGGCGAATGTAAGGGGCCACTATTGATTGCCGCCTCAGAGCCAATAGCAAGCCACTTTTTGCCAGAAAAAATTGCTGCTATTTTGAAACGTTATCCTGAAATATACCCAAACATTTTTTCAGGCCCGGCATCGATGGTCATAAAGAAGATAGAAGCTGGTGAAATTGAATTAGGACTATTCTTTCACATACCAGAATTGGGCGAAAAGCTGATAGTCGATCGAAAAATTGAAATTCCATTCAGACTGGTTGTTAGAAAAGATTTAAAAAAAGATGAAAATGTATTGAGCCATTTTATTGGTTCCCGAGAAATTGATGACACAGCCTCAAAAAGATTTCCAACACTTGAGGTATTAAAAAAGAAGTACCCAAAGGCTTCGATCAAAACATCCAGCAATAATTTAACTGCGCACAAAGAGCTAGTTCTAAAAGGCGTAGGCGTGTCTGTGTTGCCAGAGTTTCTGATCGAGCAAGAACTGAAAAGCAAAACTCTTATTGACGTTCTCCCTGGCGAAAAATTCGTCTTTCATATGAAGCTGATTAAAAGGAAGAATGCTGTAACGTCTTTAAACGCGTTAAAGCTGCAAGAAGAAATTCTATAG
- the pgaB gene encoding poly-beta-1,6-N-acetyl-D-glucosamine N-deacetylase PgaB, which produces MNLLTRSSFKLFSQPGFTNAIAIAVALLFASTPLKSLASTNDFDVLCYHDVSKTPPKDAYGITLAQLQEQFEFLQKNYAIVSIDDVILASQGKKTLPAKAVLITFDDGLASFYDLVYPLLKRYKLPAVFAVVGKWVEDGKAPDYGYADVNPPMVTWKQLKEMSDSGLVAVVSHTYDMHHGHIFNPQGNEQASAGFLRFNLESKSFETEKDFFARVKTDLAKNEDLIRKHIGKNYPLIVWPYGTYNGLSQKAATELGMPMQFSIDKGLNNTGNLTLVHRGMLLSHYSLSTFAEGMKTSFVYEAPVRAVSVDLDSLWVGSEDESNVNLGKLNDKTAEVRPNLALIQTFSAKGEAYFPTSQLTMKANFFPRVAHILQNRSRVEKVYAAVPLQYLKNSPNPEQLIHDLATYSDIDGIFFDSRGAGAKKIEKLIEQAMKTGSEMRPSWNYGLIGPVSSIKTDKFKYIIKDFYWGSSKSKLSKTVREFQDPKMPTMPTMIASFDAKNVAGIPESYKKMRDLGLNNFFLPISLNSYTDLSFLKINFHSTNSPFSFSQDEQK; this is translated from the coding sequence ATGAATTTATTGACTCGTTCGTCGTTTAAACTATTCAGCCAACCAGGCTTTACCAATGCGATTGCTATTGCGGTTGCATTGCTTTTTGCCTCGACGCCTTTGAAGAGCCTGGCAAGCACTAATGATTTCGACGTTTTATGCTATCATGACGTAAGCAAAACTCCCCCCAAGGATGCCTATGGCATCACTCTGGCTCAGTTGCAGGAGCAATTCGAATTTTTACAAAAAAATTACGCCATCGTGAGCATCGACGACGTTATTTTGGCCTCCCAGGGAAAGAAAACCCTCCCGGCAAAAGCGGTCCTTATAACCTTCGACGACGGACTGGCCTCTTTTTATGATTTGGTCTATCCCCTATTGAAGCGCTATAAGCTTCCCGCCGTCTTTGCAGTCGTTGGAAAATGGGTGGAGGACGGCAAAGCACCGGATTATGGGTACGCTGACGTCAACCCACCGATGGTTACCTGGAAGCAGTTAAAAGAGATGTCGGACTCGGGATTGGTGGCAGTTGTTTCGCATACATACGACATGCACCATGGCCATATTTTCAATCCACAAGGCAATGAACAAGCCTCTGCTGGCTTTTTAAGGTTCAATCTTGAGTCAAAATCCTTTGAAACTGAAAAGGATTTTTTTGCCAGAGTAAAAACTGATTTGGCGAAAAACGAAGACCTCATTCGCAAGCATATTGGAAAGAACTACCCCCTTATTGTATGGCCTTATGGCACTTACAACGGCCTGTCACAAAAAGCTGCAACCGAATTGGGAATGCCGATGCAGTTTTCCATTGATAAAGGTCTTAACAACACCGGCAACCTCACTTTAGTTCATAGAGGAATGCTTCTGTCTCATTACTCTCTTTCTACTTTTGCAGAGGGCATGAAAACATCATTTGTTTATGAGGCTCCTGTACGAGCCGTTTCTGTCGATTTGGATTCTCTCTGGGTGGGTTCAGAGGATGAGTCCAATGTAAACCTTGGAAAATTGAACGATAAGACAGCAGAGGTCAGACCGAATTTGGCCCTGATTCAGACCTTCAGTGCGAAGGGTGAGGCTTACTTTCCAACTTCACAACTGACCATGAAGGCTAATTTTTTCCCTCGTGTTGCTCATATATTGCAGAATCGATCCAGAGTTGAAAAAGTTTATGCAGCAGTTCCATTGCAGTATCTAAAAAACAGTCCAAATCCTGAGCAATTGATTCATGACCTTGCCACATACAGCGATATCGATGGGATCTTCTTTGATTCTCGTGGTGCTGGCGCAAAAAAAATAGAAAAGCTCATTGAACAGGCGATGAAGACTGGTTCAGAGATGAGACCTAGCTGGAATTACGGACTGATTGGGCCTGTCTCCTCGATCAAAACGGACAAGTTCAAATATATCATCAAGGATTTTTATTGGGGTTCATCTAAATCCAAACTTTCGAAAACTGTTCGTGAGTTTCAAGATCCCAAAATGCCAACAATGCCCACGATGATTGCATCTTTCGATGCAAAGAATGTCGCCGGTATTCCAGAAAGTTATAAAAAGATGCGGGACCTTGGATTGAATAACTTTTTCCTTCCAATAAGCCTCAATTCATATACCGACTTGTCATTCCTTAAGATCAATTTTCATTCGACAAACAGTCCTTTTTCATTCAGTCAGGATGAGCAGAAGTAA
- a CDS encoding RCC1 domain-containing protein, with protein MRKSRRTFLIQIMALSGSTYFNYSKAWGFGNIGFWKKKRSETGLYAWGANNSFQFGDGTILSKSTPSVLSSQTGWNSFSSSENFSYYHYLGRYSDGTLWGWGANQLGQAGVGTAQLLLSTPVQVGAGNTWSSGALTYFGGVATKSDGTLWAWGTQVRTELGFAFDRPTQFGTETTWSKIAVGFCTSFGVRTDGTLWGWGEGSYFANGVSGATVYSPTQIGSGTDWSDVAAGSYCGYAIKTNGTLWAWGDGSGGKLGNGTTSGSSAVIQIGVSTDWSKIFPSNSDWVLAIKTNGTLWAWGWNGEGQLGLGHYAPVSSPVQVGSATTWSKVASYSNGTIGLKSNGTIYSWGISQNGELGYETNFSSPVQVSGSGWQKISANASAAVAIKADGTLWAWGSSSYGALGLPVSSVYSPVQVGTATWSDVSTGCLHTLGVQSNGTLWSWGYNSDGQLGNGSVSTLWSPGQVGVGTNWSKVSAGLLHSMVMKSDGTLWAFGSSVYGGLGLGSTVSVSTPVQVGTGSWNSVSAAGYHTLGLKAGTLWSWGSNLNYQLGLGDGVDRSSPVQVGSLTSWSKVFAGSNNSFSIKSDGTLWAWGDNGLGCLGIAGPNQSSPVQVGSLTNWSLVSASGNSTLAIKTDGSLWSWGYNSDGQLGLGDKTSRSSPVQIGVGTAWSAMASQGARGYAIKSDGTLWAWGNNYGNYVGIGFGTPTQIGTDTTWTDIAATNVTGHGIRNSQTLYSWGSGGIGLLGTGSTVNVSSPVQVGSMTNWSKIFAAQHNVFCTKADGTLWDWGINSNYQLGLGDNVSRSSPVQIGVDTNWSSVAVGFGSNNLLKTNGTMWGMGMNISGALGICYSSLVQVGSATNWSKVVASLSSCVAIKSDGTLWGWGDGTYGQLGLGLTSSKQLPAQINAGTWTSASLSQDGMTLVALKSNGTLWASGAGGNGKLGTGSTTNQSSLVQIGSGTNWSKVVGGFAHFLALKTDGTLWAWGAGANGRLGLGDTADRSSPTQVGAGTTWANISAGGLASFALKSDGSAWSWGYSSSGMLGQGAATQNSSPVQIGAGINWTKIFAGQSAVFGVRE; from the coding sequence ATGAGAAAATCACGCCGAACATTTCTGATCCAAATCATGGCCCTATCGGGAAGTACTTATTTCAATTACTCCAAAGCTTGGGGGTTTGGTAATATTGGTTTCTGGAAAAAGAAGCGTTCGGAAACAGGCCTCTATGCGTGGGGAGCTAACAATTCCTTCCAGTTCGGTGATGGAACGATACTCAGTAAGTCCACGCCCTCTGTCCTCAGCTCTCAGACAGGATGGAACTCTTTTTCCTCTAGCGAAAACTTCAGTTACTACCACTATCTGGGGCGATATTCCGACGGCACTCTTTGGGGCTGGGGGGCTAATCAATTGGGGCAGGCAGGAGTTGGAACGGCTCAGCTCCTTCTATCAACGCCGGTGCAGGTGGGGGCGGGGAATACTTGGAGCTCCGGCGCTCTGACCTACTTTGGCGGTGTGGCGACGAAAAGTGATGGCACACTGTGGGCTTGGGGAACTCAAGTGAGGACCGAGCTCGGGTTTGCCTTTGACCGGCCCACACAATTTGGAACCGAGACGACATGGTCTAAGATTGCAGTGGGATTTTGTACGTCGTTTGGAGTGCGCACCGACGGGACCCTTTGGGGCTGGGGGGAAGGATCCTATTTTGCCAACGGAGTCTCTGGTGCCACAGTGTACTCGCCTACGCAAATTGGTTCTGGCACTGATTGGTCGGATGTGGCTGCGGGATCGTATTGTGGCTACGCTATTAAAACCAACGGAACTCTTTGGGCATGGGGTGATGGATCGGGTGGGAAACTTGGAAATGGGACAACCTCGGGCAGTTCCGCCGTCATACAAATTGGAGTTTCCACGGATTGGAGCAAGATATTTCCGTCAAATAGTGACTGGGTTTTGGCCATAAAAACAAATGGAACACTTTGGGCTTGGGGATGGAATGGCGAAGGCCAACTGGGATTAGGGCACTACGCGCCAGTATCATCCCCAGTGCAGGTTGGAAGTGCGACGACGTGGTCGAAGGTGGCCTCTTACAGCAATGGAACCATCGGCTTAAAATCCAACGGAACAATTTACTCCTGGGGAATCAGTCAGAACGGGGAGCTTGGATATGAAACGAATTTTAGCAGCCCGGTTCAGGTGAGTGGAAGCGGCTGGCAGAAGATCAGCGCCAATGCCTCTGCCGCTGTTGCAATTAAAGCGGATGGGACACTTTGGGCTTGGGGAAGCAGTTCCTACGGTGCCCTAGGACTTCCCGTGAGTAGCGTCTATTCGCCAGTGCAAGTGGGTACCGCCACTTGGTCTGATGTATCGACCGGATGTTTGCATACGTTGGGCGTTCAATCCAATGGGACACTCTGGAGCTGGGGATACAATAGCGATGGGCAACTAGGTAATGGCTCGGTATCCACATTATGGAGTCCCGGCCAAGTGGGCGTTGGCACGAATTGGTCTAAAGTGTCTGCGGGGCTATTACATAGCATGGTGATGAAGTCTGATGGAACCTTGTGGGCTTTTGGATCGAGCGTGTATGGTGGCTTGGGCTTAGGGTCGACAGTATCCGTATCAACTCCCGTGCAAGTTGGGACGGGCTCTTGGAATTCGGTTTCGGCTGCAGGCTATCACACTCTGGGATTGAAAGCTGGCACACTCTGGAGTTGGGGAAGCAATTTGAACTATCAGCTAGGATTAGGTGATGGAGTGGACAGAAGTTCTCCCGTTCAAGTTGGCAGTTTGACTAGCTGGAGTAAAGTTTTTGCGGGTTCTAATAATTCTTTTAGCATCAAATCGGATGGAACCCTATGGGCCTGGGGAGATAATGGGTTGGGTTGTCTGGGGATTGCCGGACCAAATCAAAGTTCACCTGTTCAGGTTGGAAGTCTGACGAATTGGTCCTTGGTGAGTGCTTCAGGAAATTCGACGTTGGCGATCAAAACCGACGGCAGCTTGTGGTCTTGGGGATATAATTCTGACGGGCAATTGGGTTTGGGTGATAAGACTTCTCGAAGTTCTCCAGTGCAAATCGGTGTGGGGACCGCGTGGAGCGCGATGGCCTCACAAGGGGCCCGAGGATACGCCATCAAGTCAGACGGCACTCTGTGGGCATGGGGAAATAATTACGGAAATTATGTCGGAATTGGTTTTGGTACTCCGACACAAATTGGGACGGACACAACGTGGACAGACATCGCAGCCACCAACGTAACCGGGCATGGAATACGCAACTCACAGACACTGTATTCATGGGGAAGTGGCGGTATTGGATTGTTAGGGACGGGATCAACAGTGAATGTTTCCAGCCCAGTTCAAGTGGGCTCTATGACGAACTGGAGCAAAATTTTTGCAGCTCAGCACAATGTATTTTGCACTAAAGCTGATGGAACTTTGTGGGATTGGGGAATTAATTCGAACTACCAATTGGGGCTTGGCGATAATGTATCTCGCTCTTCACCTGTACAAATCGGAGTGGACACCAATTGGAGTTCAGTGGCTGTCGGTTTTGGCTCTAACAATTTGCTCAAAACAAACGGGACAATGTGGGGAATGGGAATGAACATCTCAGGTGCGTTGGGCATCTGCTATTCAAGCTTGGTTCAGGTGGGATCCGCTACGAATTGGTCTAAAGTTGTTGCCTCACTCAGCAGTTGTGTGGCCATCAAATCCGATGGAACACTTTGGGGGTGGGGAGATGGCACTTACGGACAGTTAGGTCTGGGACTGACATCATCGAAGCAGCTACCTGCTCAGATCAATGCAGGCACGTGGACGTCGGCATCTCTCTCACAAGATGGGATGACCTTGGTGGCTCTCAAATCTAATGGCACTCTATGGGCTTCGGGCGCCGGGGGCAATGGAAAGCTCGGAACGGGCAGCACGACAAATCAGTCATCATTGGTGCAGATTGGTTCAGGTACGAATTGGTCTAAAGTGGTCGGTGGCTTCGCTCACTTCCTTGCCTTGAAAACGGATGGCACCCTGTGGGCTTGGGGAGCTGGCGCCAATGGGCGACTGGGATTGGGAGATACGGCGGATCGCAGCTCGCCGACGCAAGTGGGAGCGGGGACCACATGGGCGAATATTTCTGCAGGAGGCTTGGCCTCTTTTGCTTTGAAGAGTGACGGTTCCGCCTGGTCTTGGGGATATAGTTCCAGTGGAATGTTGGGGCAGGGAGCAGCGACTCAAAACTCGTCTCCGGTTCAGATTGGCGCGGGGATCAATTGGACGAAGATCTTCGCCGGGCAGTCGGCGGTGTTTGGCGTGAGGGAGTAG
- a CDS encoding outer membrane beta-barrel protein, with product MNKFVGLYGGLGALIVGMLMSWESQAGVLLEPFVGYDQEKIEATPTAGSGFTVTNKGFNYGARLGYRFSQGLWLAGEYTMGSGDSESSQAGSSSSTYSKSIAGAVIGYDVNSFRFWGGYGFSAKSTVKDDSGETDFTGTLLKAGAGYMALNKLSINLEYIIPKFDKFESGGVKGDISTIFSKFDSSVVSLSLSFPFDLSGK from the coding sequence ATGAATAAATTTGTAGGACTATACGGCGGTCTTGGAGCTTTGATAGTTGGTATGTTGATGAGCTGGGAAAGTCAGGCCGGTGTTTTGTTGGAGCCCTTTGTTGGTTATGATCAGGAAAAAATCGAAGCTACGCCTACAGCCGGATCCGGTTTTACTGTTACCAACAAGGGTTTTAATTACGGGGCTCGTCTTGGGTATCGCTTCAGTCAGGGCTTGTGGTTGGCAGGTGAATATACAATGGGAAGTGGTGATTCAGAAAGCAGCCAGGCAGGCTCCTCGTCTTCGACCTATAGTAAAAGCATCGCTGGGGCGGTGATCGGATATGATGTGAATAGCTTCCGATTCTGGGGCGGTTACGGATTCTCTGCAAAGAGCACGGTGAAAGACGACAGCGGGGAAACGGATTTTACTGGAACATTATTGAAAGCGGGCGCTGGGTATATGGCTCTGAACAAGCTTTCTATAAACCTAGAGTATATCATTCCTAAGTTTGATAAGTTTGAGTCAGGTGGCGTGAAGGGGGATATCTCCACGATCTTTTCTAAGTTTGACTCTTCTGTGGTGAGTTTGTCTTTGAGCTTCCCGTTTGATCTTTCCGGTAAATAG
- a CDS encoding acyltransferase family protein gives MNKVRFIPEVEGLRGIAVLSVLLFHLNKSFLPGGYLGVDIFFAISGFLITSISISEFAATGSISIAEFYRKRIKRIIPLFSLVVLVTLIAGYLLFLPDYFLLLGRSIAASLTFTSNFFFSQNLDYFANNSNEYPLLHTWSLSIEEQFYFIWPLVLILSLRKFELKSIFKGLVVAIIASLIFADALRLLDASSSGIYFNSLPRFGEIAIGACLAFLFKLTDADWNKKFHRHASFLGLLLLAVSVIVINDTFWFPGLLCLVPCGGAALIIWGSRSQESHWGSRLLNNKYLRKVGDFSYSLYLWHWPVLAFTRYLTGSYEIPLHLLLIDLVLMFSLSYITRYFFENKFIALKWNLPKVFAVLLLVPFGFFWLATSSIEKNEGVPQRISHIEQFETETSFIEDKYCHNLENEECLFGNLKSHQRIYLIGDSNAGHFTPFIVSALGKSYLIEAKTVDTCPPLLSLTNTTKTDIKNVSNEHCFALLDQFKEDIGEQDIIVLAANWGNYISSFKDFEKDFRRTLQLLAGHKVVVIGRIPGVDSSQYNQYLRETYSPLYQKFELKSHISKLDLHNSLKPQTNANAKIKAIASEFNYVKFLDPLEINSNFWKTAPLSKENILVYKDAGHLNQYGSDLWGKLSAVKVQLIFREL, from the coding sequence ATGAATAAAGTGCGATTTATCCCAGAGGTAGAAGGTTTGAGGGGCATTGCCGTCCTCTCGGTCTTGCTGTTCCACTTAAATAAAAGCTTTTTACCCGGCGGCTACCTTGGAGTAGACATCTTTTTTGCTATTTCGGGATTTCTTATCACCAGCATCTCTATTTCCGAATTCGCAGCCACTGGATCCATTTCCATTGCAGAGTTTTATCGTAAGCGAATCAAGCGCATTATCCCGTTATTCAGTTTGGTCGTTTTGGTGACTTTGATTGCGGGCTACTTGCTGTTTTTACCAGATTACTTTTTACTACTGGGACGAAGTATCGCGGCTTCATTAACCTTTACTTCGAATTTCTTTTTTAGCCAAAACCTTGATTACTTTGCCAATAACTCCAATGAGTACCCCTTGCTTCATACTTGGTCGCTGTCCATAGAAGAGCAGTTCTATTTTATTTGGCCGTTGGTGCTTATACTTTCGCTTCGGAAGTTTGAATTGAAAAGCATCTTTAAGGGGCTTGTTGTTGCGATCATTGCCAGCCTGATTTTTGCGGATGCCTTGCGCCTATTAGACGCCTCCTCTTCAGGTATTTACTTCAATTCTTTGCCTCGATTCGGGGAAATAGCTATTGGGGCTTGTTTAGCTTTCTTATTTAAATTGACCGATGCGGATTGGAATAAGAAATTTCACCGCCATGCTAGTTTTCTGGGGCTTCTGTTGCTTGCGGTATCGGTGATAGTCATCAACGATACTTTCTGGTTCCCTGGTCTTCTTTGTTTGGTTCCTTGTGGTGGCGCTGCCCTCATCATTTGGGGCAGCCGTTCTCAGGAATCGCATTGGGGTTCACGTCTTTTAAATAATAAATACTTAAGAAAAGTAGGCGATTTCTCTTACTCTTTATACCTCTGGCACTGGCCGGTACTGGCCTTCACAAGGTATTTGACTGGATCCTATGAGATTCCACTTCATCTGTTGCTTATTGATCTCGTTTTAATGTTTTCTTTGTCCTACATTACTAGATACTTTTTTGAGAATAAGTTTATTGCTCTTAAATGGAATCTACCCAAAGTCTTCGCGGTCCTCTTGTTGGTGCCGTTCGGTTTCTTTTGGCTAGCGACTTCGTCTATTGAAAAGAACGAGGGCGTGCCACAAAGGATTTCACATATAGAGCAATTTGAAACGGAAACCTCATTTATTGAAGATAAATACTGTCACAACTTAGAGAATGAAGAATGCCTGTTTGGCAATTTGAAATCTCATCAACGAATTTATCTTATCGGGGATTCAAATGCGGGGCATTTCACTCCTTTTATTGTTTCGGCATTAGGCAAATCTTATCTTATTGAAGCTAAAACAGTCGATACGTGTCCGCCGCTTTTGAGCCTGACCAATACTACCAAAACTGACATTAAAAATGTTTCCAATGAACATTGCTTCGCGCTCTTAGATCAATTTAAAGAAGATATCGGGGAACAAGATATCATTGTCCTTGCTGCCAATTGGGGAAATTATATTTCCAGCTTCAAGGATTTTGAAAAAGATTTTAGAAGAACTTTGCAGTTATTAGCAGGGCACAAGGTTGTGGTGATTGGGCGCATTCCTGGTGTTGATAGCTCTCAGTACAATCAATACTTGCGAGAGACCTATAGTCCTCTTTACCAAAAATTTGAATTGAAGAGCCATATTAGTAAATTGGATCTACATAACTCATTGAAGCCTCAAACCAACGCTAATGCCAAAATTAAAGCAATTGCCTCAGAGTTTAATTACGTCAAATTTTTGGATCCATTAGAAATCAATTCTAATTTCTGGAAAACGGCACCTCTTTCCAAAGAAAATATTCTTGTTTATAAGGATGCTGGGCATCTCAATCAATATGGCTCTGATTTATGGGGGAAGTTGTCTGCGGTAAAGGTCCAACTTATTTTCCGCGAACTTTGA
- a CDS encoding TIGR02147 family protein, with amino-acid sequence MKSVYDYMDARLFLQDLYRFRKEVNPKFSYASWAADLGFSNKTLIRLILLGKRRISKKSLWALIKNISLSPLEAEYFEILVEYSQCRSNHEKQGLGNRLIAALRKNINQSLLHPDCGILKNVYGPLVMTLISSSSLPITVKKMAELLEQDEKIIHSIVNDLSQASLILSDGEGYIAAHAMFKINDQYGNYSLAEFYKYWFQATPKAIELPPETRRFRSLQIALSQEEFDEVVNLFNDFVANIVCRFEKNMIEERRLYMFNNAMFPVSHKSLAEL; translated from the coding sequence ATGAAATCTGTTTATGACTACATGGATGCGCGTCTTTTTCTCCAGGATCTTTATCGCTTTCGTAAAGAAGTGAACCCGAAATTTTCATATGCCTCTTGGGCCGCTGATTTGGGTTTTAGCAATAAAACATTAATACGCCTCATCTTGCTTGGTAAACGCCGGATTTCGAAAAAAAGTCTTTGGGCCCTGATTAAGAATATTAGCCTTTCCCCTTTAGAAGCAGAGTATTTTGAAATCCTGGTTGAATATAGTCAATGTAGAAGTAATCACGAAAAGCAAGGACTTGGAAATCGTTTGATCGCAGCATTGCGCAAGAATATTAACCAAAGTTTGCTTCACCCCGATTGCGGCATTCTTAAAAATGTTTACGGGCCTTTAGTTATGACGTTAATCAGTTCATCATCTTTACCAATTACAGTTAAAAAGATGGCTGAGCTGCTTGAACAGGATGAAAAGATTATTCACTCTATTGTTAACGATTTGTCGCAGGCGAGTCTCATTTTATCGGATGGAGAGGGATATATTGCTGCGCATGCAATGTTTAAAATCAACGATCAATATGGGAACTATTCATTGGCTGAATTCTATAAATATTGGTTTCAGGCAACACCCAAAGCTATAGAGCTGCCTCCTGAGACACGTCGTTTTAGATCCTTGCAAATCGCACTATCGCAAGAAGAATTTGACGAGGTGGTGAACCTCTTTAATGACTTTGTTGCGAACATTGTGTGTCGCTTTGAAAAGAACATGATTGAAGAACGTCGTCTTTACATGTTTAACAATGCAATGTTCCCGGTAAGTCACAAATCTTTAGCGGAGCTGTAG